A single genomic interval of Neisseria leonii harbors:
- a CDS encoding DUF1304 domain-containing protein — MQTLATVLTLIVAAEHFYIMYLEMCKIPGPQASRIFGLPEEFMRQKRVQVMFSNQGLYNGFLAAGIIWAQFFAPDNARTSATVLFLAFVLTAALWGALTSSRNILIKQGLPAALALAAVLCA; from the coding sequence ATGCAAACCTTGGCAACCGTACTGACCCTAATCGTAGCCGCCGAACATTTTTACATTATGTATCTCGAAATGTGCAAAATCCCCGGCCCGCAGGCCTCGCGTATTTTCGGTCTGCCCGAAGAATTTATGCGCCAAAAACGCGTACAGGTCATGTTCAGCAATCAGGGGCTGTATAACGGCTTTCTCGCCGCCGGCATCATTTGGGCACAGTTTTTCGCTCCCGACAACGCCCGTACTTCCGCCACCGTGCTGTTTCTCGCTTTCGTGCTGACAGCCGCACTCTGGGGCGCACTGACGTCAAGCAGGAATATTCTGATCAAACAGGGTCTGCCCGCCGCACTGGCCTTAGCGGCCGTTTTATGCGCCTGA
- the lepA gene encoding translation elongation factor 4, with amino-acid sequence MKNIRNFSIIAHIDHGKSTLADRFIQYCGGLENREMSAQVLDSMDIEKERGITIKAQTAALQYRARDGEVYHLNLIDTPGHVDFSYEVSRSLSACEGALLVVDASQGVEAQTVANCYTAIDLGVEVVPVLNKIDLPAADPDRVAQEIEDIIGIDAVGAVTCSAKSGLGVEDVLEEIVAKVPAPEGDAAAPLQAVIIDSWFDNYVGVVMLIRVKNGTIRLKDKVRFMSTKAESQVEQLGVFTPKSVNKEMLSAGQVGFLITGVKELGQAKVGDTVTLVQNPAAEPLPGFKEVQSQVFAGLYPVESHDYEALRDALEKLQLNDASLKFEPEVSQALGFGFRCGFLGLLHLEIVQERLEREFDMDLITTAPTVVYEVILKSGEKILVENPSKLPDTGSIETILEPIITATILVPQDYVGNVMTLCNQKRGVQANMQYLGRQVMLTYDLPMNEVVMDFFDKLKSTSRGYASLDYEFKEFQPSDLIKLDIMVNGEKVDALSLIVHRQSSVHRGRELAAKMRELIPRQMFDIAVQASIGSQIIARENVKALRKNVLAKCYGGDITRKKKLLEKQKAGKRRMKQVGNVEIPQSAFLAILQVGDKS; translated from the coding sequence ATGAAAAATATCAGAAATTTCTCCATTATCGCCCATATCGACCACGGCAAGTCAACGCTGGCCGACCGCTTCATCCAATATTGCGGCGGTTTGGAAAACCGCGAAATGAGCGCGCAGGTGCTCGATTCGATGGACATCGAAAAAGAGCGCGGTATCACGATTAAGGCGCAGACCGCCGCACTGCAATACCGTGCGCGGGACGGGGAGGTTTATCATCTGAATCTGATCGATACGCCCGGGCACGTCGATTTTTCGTATGAAGTTTCCCGCTCGCTTTCGGCCTGCGAAGGCGCGCTGCTGGTGGTGGACGCATCGCAGGGCGTGGAAGCGCAAACCGTGGCCAACTGCTATACCGCGATTGATTTGGGCGTGGAAGTAGTGCCGGTGCTGAATAAAATCGATTTGCCTGCGGCCGATCCCGACCGTGTGGCGCAGGAAATCGAGGACATTATCGGCATCGATGCGGTGGGTGCGGTAACCTGTTCGGCCAAAAGCGGCTTGGGCGTGGAAGATGTTTTGGAAGAAATCGTTGCCAAAGTGCCCGCGCCCGAAGGAGATGCCGCCGCGCCGTTGCAGGCGGTGATTATCGATTCGTGGTTTGACAATTATGTCGGCGTGGTGATGCTGATTCGGGTGAAAAACGGCACCATCAGACTGAAAGACAAGGTGCGTTTTATGAGCACCAAGGCCGAATCGCAGGTAGAACAGCTGGGCGTATTTACGCCCAAATCAGTCAATAAAGAGATGCTGAGCGCGGGGCAGGTGGGCTTTCTGATTACCGGCGTGAAAGAACTGGGGCAGGCCAAAGTGGGCGACACAGTTACTTTGGTGCAGAATCCTGCCGCCGAGCCGCTGCCCGGCTTCAAAGAAGTGCAGAGTCAGGTATTTGCCGGCCTGTATCCGGTGGAAAGCCACGATTACGAAGCCCTGCGCGATGCGCTGGAAAAACTGCAATTAAATGATGCATCGCTGAAATTCGAGCCGGAGGTGTCGCAGGCTTTGGGTTTCGGTTTCCGCTGCGGTTTTTTGGGTCTGCTGCATTTGGAGATTGTGCAGGAGCGGCTGGAACGCGAATTCGATATGGATTTGATTACCACCGCGCCGACGGTGGTATATGAAGTGATTCTGAAAAGCGGCGAGAAAATTCTGGTGGAGAATCCGTCGAAACTGCCCGATACCGGCAGCATCGAAACCATTCTCGAGCCGATTATCACGGCAACGATTCTGGTGCCGCAGGATTATGTCGGCAATGTGATGACGCTGTGCAATCAAAAGCGTGGTGTACAGGCCAATATGCAGTATCTCGGCCGTCAAGTCATGCTGACCTATGATCTGCCGATGAACGAAGTGGTGATGGATTTCTTCGACAAACTCAAATCCACTTCGCGCGGTTATGCTTCGCTGGATTATGAGTTTAAAGAGTTTCAGCCGTCTGATCTGATTAAGCTCGATATTATGGTGAACGGCGAAAAAGTCGATGCGTTAAGCCTGATTGTACACCGCCAGAGTTCGGTACACCGGGGGCGCGAACTGGCGGCGAAAATGCGCGAGCTGATTCCGCGCCAGATGTTCGATATTGCGGTTCAGGCTTCCATCGGCAGCCAGATTATTGCGCGCGAAAACGTGAAAGCCCTGCGCAAAAACGTTTTGGCGAAATGCTACGGCGGCGATATTACGCGTAAGAAAAAGCTGTTGGAGAAACAGAAAGCGGGTAAACGCCGTATGAAACAGGTAGGCAATGTGGAAATTCCGCAAAGTGCGTTTTTGGCCATTTTGCAGGTGGGAGACAAATCATGA
- the pncB gene encoding nicotinate phosphoribosyltransferase, whose translation MAHPPIIRSLLDTDLYKFTMLQVVLHQFPQAHGVYEFRCRNNDQTVYPLAEIRGELERELDHLCELRLTQDELAYLRSLRFIKSDFVDYLELFQLKRRFVRVSGDGQGRLHIRIEGPMIQAMFFEIYILAIVNELYFRRLETPEVLAEGRRRLAAKAALLQQYAARQNPADPPFLVSDFGTRRRYNLAWQEYVVQTLAAAAPELFRGTSNVYLAKKLNLTPIGTMAHEFLQAFQALNVRLRDFQKAALEAWVKEYRGDLGIALTDVVGMDAFLRDFDLYFAKLFDGLRHDSGDPYLWGDKAYAHYRKLKIDSRTKMLTFSDGLDLEKAWSLHQYFKDRFKTSFGIGTNLTNDLGHTTLNIVLKLVECNGQSVAKISDSPGKTMTDNDTFLAYLRQVFQIPEPQGGTA comes from the coding sequence ATGGCGCATCCGCCGATTATCCGCTCGCTGCTGGACACCGATCTCTATAAATTCACCATGCTGCAAGTGGTACTGCACCAATTCCCGCAGGCGCACGGGGTGTACGAATTCCGCTGCCGCAACAACGACCAAACGGTCTATCCGCTGGCCGAAATACGCGGGGAACTCGAGCGCGAACTGGATCATCTGTGCGAACTGCGTCTGACGCAGGACGAACTGGCCTATCTGCGCAGCCTGCGCTTTATCAAAAGCGATTTTGTCGATTATCTCGAACTGTTCCAGCTCAAACGCCGCTTTGTCCGCGTCTCCGGCGACGGACAAGGCCGCCTGCATATCCGCATCGAAGGCCCGATGATACAGGCCATGTTTTTCGAGATTTACATTCTGGCCATTGTGAACGAGCTGTACTTCCGCCGCCTCGAAACGCCCGAAGTACTGGCCGAAGGCCGCCGCCGTCTGGCCGCCAAAGCCGCCCTGCTGCAACAATACGCCGCACGGCAGAATCCCGCCGACCCGCCGTTTCTCGTTTCCGATTTCGGCACCCGCCGCCGCTACAATCTGGCCTGGCAGGAATATGTCGTGCAAACCTTGGCCGCCGCCGCGCCGGAGCTGTTCCGCGGCACCAGCAACGTCTATCTGGCGAAAAAACTCAACCTGACCCCCATCGGCACGATGGCACACGAATTTTTACAGGCTTTTCAGGCACTGAACGTGCGCCTGCGCGATTTCCAGAAAGCCGCGCTCGAAGCATGGGTCAAAGAATACCGGGGCGATTTGGGCATCGCACTGACCGATGTCGTCGGCATGGATGCTTTCCTGCGCGATTTCGACCTCTATTTCGCCAAACTGTTCGACGGCCTGCGCCACGACAGCGGCGATCCCTATCTGTGGGGCGACAAAGCCTATGCGCATTACCGGAAACTCAAAATCGACAGCCGCACCAAAATGCTCACCTTTTCAGACGGCCTCGATCTGGAAAAAGCTTGGAGCCTGCACCAATACTTCAAAGACCGTTTCAAAACCAGCTTCGGCATCGGCACCAACCTGACCAACGACTTGGGACATACCACGCTGAACATCGTCTTGAAGCTGGTGGAATGCAACGGCCAATCGGTAGCCAAAATTTCCGACAGCCCCGGCAAAACCATGACCGACAACGATACGTTCCTGGCCTATCTGCGCCAAGTATTCCAAATCCCCGAACCTCAGGGCGGCACGGCATGA
- a CDS encoding YchJ family protein: MPCPCGTDTPYADCCAPLHQNRRPAADAETLMRSRYSAYALGETGYIRDTTVPAQQPLLDMPAIIRYSRDSEWLGLTVLHHIPDTGKNHARVVFEARFRADGETHCHREDSAFVYIGGRWYFIDPTVALPTMKSPCICGSGRKFKHCCGGRLKMPTH; the protein is encoded by the coding sequence ATGCCCTGCCCCTGCGGTACGGATACGCCTTATGCCGACTGCTGCGCGCCGCTGCACCAAAACCGCCGCCCGGCCGCCGATGCCGAAACCCTGATGCGTTCGCGTTACAGCGCGTACGCCTTGGGCGAAACCGGCTATATCCGCGACACCACCGTCCCCGCCCAGCAGCCGCTGCTGGATATGCCCGCCATTATCCGTTACAGCCGAGACAGCGAATGGCTGGGGCTGACGGTTCTGCACCACATTCCCGACACCGGCAAAAACCATGCCCGGGTCGTGTTCGAAGCCCGTTTCCGCGCCGACGGCGAAACACACTGCCACCGCGAAGATTCCGCTTTTGTATACATCGGCGGGCGCTGGTATTTTATCGACCCCACCGTTGCCCTACCCACGATGAAATCGCCCTGTATCTGCGGTTCGGGCAGAAAATTCAAACACTGTTGCGGCGGCCGGCTCAAAATGCCGACACACTAA
- a CDS encoding LysM peptidoglycan-binding domain-containing protein, giving the protein MRSRTALSAAVAGLFLSAAAAGQTYSPAQIGHAMMRLNAAPMDHGTPKAAFGSLWNQLRNQFAISEVNPELVRSHERRLAANSAYFNRTIDRSKPYLSFISAEVAKRGMPAEIALLPFIESAFVTKARSPVGASGLWQFMPATGRQYGLEQTPLYDGRHDVYAATHAALNYLQYLHGMFGDWSLALAAYNWGEGNVGRAVARARAQGLDPVYENLRMPNETRNYVPKLLAVRNIVNNPDYFGINLTEIDTRPYFKAVQINQPIDISAAARLAGISETEFLTLNPAFNAPVFLPQNGRRKMLIPAASVGTFERNYSKADKNTLLSWDVYTTYTHTGLSAIAAETGMSVGELRSLNNLRGNTVGAGRSILVAKNSLNRSSNIGIDFAAPDKALSAEPAFQTAAARSVPDFTVQPLNPPAAQREAYPAVQTVRSAPVPERQTVTVVAQTAAIADTDPATGSLNTAADSLNPAVQNADGIQQNFIVQTAPQTGTSYTAALPEAATPDGDELFALAQAASRRLETEVPAAVPRQTEHSSTVRSTSAAPKTPAGTHRVESGDTLFNIARRYNVSVADLITANNIRGNNIRLGQMLNIAAARSAAPAATVRQVSYTIRQGDTINDIARRFNMNAEDVRRANDGSVLIPGKRIQLIGS; this is encoded by the coding sequence ATGCGTTCCCGAACAGCCCTTTCTGCCGCCGTTGCCGGCCTTTTCCTGTCCGCAGCGGCCGCAGGCCAGACTTACAGCCCCGCCCAAATCGGCCATGCCATGATGCGCCTCAACGCCGCGCCGATGGATCACGGCACACCCAAAGCCGCTTTCGGCAGCCTCTGGAACCAGTTGCGCAACCAATTCGCCATCAGCGAAGTCAATCCCGAACTTGTGCGCAGCCACGAACGCAGGCTGGCCGCCAACAGCGCCTACTTCAACCGCACCATCGACCGCAGCAAACCGTATCTCTCCTTTATCAGCGCAGAAGTCGCCAAACGCGGCATGCCCGCCGAAATCGCGCTGCTGCCCTTTATCGAAAGCGCGTTCGTTACCAAAGCGCGCTCGCCCGTCGGCGCATCGGGGCTGTGGCAGTTTATGCCGGCCACCGGCCGCCAGTACGGGTTGGAGCAAACCCCGCTGTATGACGGCCGCCACGATGTTTACGCCGCCACCCACGCCGCTCTGAACTACCTGCAATACCTGCACGGCATGTTCGGCGACTGGTCTCTGGCTTTGGCCGCCTACAACTGGGGCGAAGGCAATGTCGGCCGCGCCGTCGCCCGCGCCCGCGCCCAAGGCCTGGATCCGGTTTACGAAAACCTGCGTATGCCCAACGAAACGCGCAACTATGTCCCCAAGCTTTTGGCCGTGCGCAATATTGTCAATAATCCCGACTACTTCGGCATCAACCTGACTGAAATCGACACCCGCCCCTACTTTAAAGCGGTTCAAATCAATCAGCCCATCGACATCAGCGCTGCCGCCCGTCTGGCCGGCATCAGCGAAACCGAATTTTTAACGCTCAATCCGGCCTTTAACGCACCGGTTTTCCTGCCGCAAAACGGTCGACGCAAAATGCTGATACCGGCCGCCTCCGTCGGCACATTCGAGCGCAACTACAGCAAAGCCGACAAAAACACCCTGCTGTCTTGGGACGTTTACACTACCTACACCCATACCGGCCTGAGCGCCATTGCCGCAGAAACCGGCATGAGCGTCGGCGAACTGCGCAGCCTCAACAACCTGCGCGGCAACACCGTCGGTGCCGGGCGCAGCATACTGGTTGCCAAAAACAGCCTGAACCGCAGCAGCAATATCGGCATCGATTTTGCCGCACCGGATAAAGCCCTGTCTGCCGAACCCGCTTTCCAGACCGCCGCAGCGCGCAGCGTGCCGGATTTTACCGTCCAGCCGCTCAATCCGCCCGCCGCACAGCGTGAAGCCTATCCCGCCGTGCAGACCGTACGTTCCGCCCCTGTACCCGAACGGCAGACTGTTACTGTTGTCGCACAAACCGCTGCCATAGCCGATACCGACCCGGCAACCGGCAGCCTCAATACTGCGGCAGACAGCCTGAATCCGGCGGTGCAGAACGCCGACGGCATCCAGCAGAATTTTATCGTACAAACCGCCCCGCAAACCGGAACGTCCTATACAGCTGCCCTCCCGGAGGCCGCCACACCGGACGGAGACGAACTGTTCGCACTGGCTCAGGCTGCCAGCCGACGCTTGGAAACAGAAGTACCAGCCGCCGTGCCGCGCCAAACGGAACACAGCAGCACAGTCCGCAGCACATCAGCCGCCCCGAAAACACCTGCCGGTACCCACCGTGTCGAGAGCGGCGATACTTTGTTCAATATCGCCCGGCGCTATAATGTGAGCGTAGCCGATCTGATTACCGCCAACAATATCCGCGGCAACAATATCCGCTTGGGGCAGATGCTCAACATTGCCGCCGCCCGTTCCGCCGCGCCTGCGGCAACCGTCCGCCAAGTGTCGTACACGATACGGCAGGGCGACACCATCAACGACATTGCCCGCCGTTTCAATATGAATGCCGAAGACGTACGCCGGGCTAACGACGGCAGTGTGCTGATTCCCGGCAAACGCATCCAGTTAATCGGCAGCTGA
- a CDS encoding RidA family protein: MSKQIIHTDHAPAAIGAYSQAVRAGNTVYLSGQIPLNPADMTVVGDGDFRAETHQVFKNLRAVAEAAGGSLEDIVKVNAYLTDLANFAVFNEVMAEYFAQPYPARAAVGVAALPKGVQVEAEAVLVLAD; this comes from the coding sequence ATGAGCAAACAGATTATCCATACCGATCACGCCCCCGCCGCCATCGGCGCATACAGCCAGGCTGTGCGCGCGGGCAACACGGTTTATCTGAGCGGCCAGATTCCGCTGAACCCTGCCGATATGACGGTGGTCGGCGACGGCGATTTCCGCGCCGAAACCCATCAGGTCTTCAAAAACCTGCGCGCGGTGGCCGAAGCGGCAGGCGGTTCGCTGGAAGACATCGTCAAAGTGAATGCCTACCTGACCGACTTGGCCAACTTTGCCGTATTCAACGAAGTGATGGCGGAATATTTTGCCCAACCCTACCCCGCCCGTGCCGCCGTCGGCGTGGCCGCCCTGCCCAAGGGGGTACAGGTGGAAGCCGAAGCCGTTCTGGTATTGGCCGATTGA
- the queD gene encoding 6-carboxytetrahydropterin synthase QueD, producing the protein MKITKIFTFDAAHMLDGHDGKCQNLHGHTYSLEITVSGGLIHGGAKDGMVMDFSDLKNMVRQAVIEPFDHAFLYDGSNGRESRIAALLESWDMKTLRLNRRTTAENLAADIYGRLKNTGLAVCRVKLWETPASCAEYEGD; encoded by the coding sequence ATGAAAATCACGAAAATCTTCACGTTCGATGCCGCCCATATGCTCGACGGCCACGACGGAAAATGCCAAAACCTGCACGGCCACACTTACTCTCTGGAAATCACTGTTTCAGGCGGCCTGATTCACGGCGGTGCGAAAGACGGTATGGTCATGGATTTTTCCGACTTGAAAAACATGGTTCGGCAGGCCGTTATCGAGCCGTTCGACCACGCTTTTCTCTATGATGGCAGCAACGGACGCGAAAGCCGCATCGCCGCACTGCTGGAAAGCTGGGACATGAAAACCCTGCGTCTGAACCGCCGCACCACCGCCGAAAATCTGGCTGCGGACATTTACGGCCGTCTGAAAAACACAGGCTTGGCGGTTTGCCGCGTCAAACTGTGGGAAACCCCGGCATCCTGCGCCGAATATGAAGGAGACTGA
- the queC gene encoding 7-cyano-7-deazaguanine synthase QueC, with protein MNPQKAVVVFSGGQDSATCLIQAVRRYGAENVSALSFQYGQRHAIELECARRIAADWGVHHMVLDLSLMGQITHNALTDNTAEIQTASNGMPNTFVDGRNALFLLYAAIYAKSQGIRHIITGVCETDFSGYPDCRDVFVKSMNVTLNLAMDYGFQIHTPLMYLTKAQTWGLADEMGALDYIREHTHTCYHGVSGGCGSCPSCILRENGLAEYLAGKAA; from the coding sequence ATGAACCCTCAAAAAGCCGTGGTCGTCTTTTCAGGCGGTCAGGACTCCGCAACCTGCCTGATTCAGGCAGTCCGCCGCTACGGTGCAGAAAACGTTTCCGCCCTCAGTTTCCAATACGGCCAGCGTCATGCCATCGAGCTGGAATGCGCCCGACGTATCGCCGCTGATTGGGGTGTGCACCATATGGTTTTGGATTTGTCGCTGATGGGGCAGATTACCCATAATGCGCTGACGGACAATACCGCCGAAATTCAGACGGCCTCAAACGGTATGCCCAATACCTTTGTCGACGGGCGCAACGCGCTGTTTCTGCTTTATGCGGCGATTTACGCCAAAAGCCAAGGCATCCGCCACATCATCACCGGCGTGTGCGAAACCGACTTTTCCGGCTATCCCGACTGCCGCGACGTTTTCGTCAAATCGATGAACGTTACCCTCAATCTGGCGATGGATTACGGCTTTCAAATCCACACCCCGCTGATGTATCTGACCAAAGCGCAAACTTGGGGCCTGGCCGATGAAATGGGGGCACTCGACTATATCCGCGAACATACCCACACCTGCTATCACGGCGTGTCGGGCGGTTGTGGCAGCTGCCCGAGCTGTATTTTGCGCGAAAACGGATTGGCCGAATATCTGGCAGGCAAAGCGGCATGA
- the purN gene encoding phosphoribosylglycinamide formyltransferase codes for MKNVVILISGRGSNMQAIVAARLPDVRIAAVLSNRPDAAGLAWAQARGIETAALNHKDFDSREAFDRAMMSLIDGYRPDLVVLAGFMRILTPAFCTHYEGRLMNIHPSLLPAFPGLHTHERALAEGCRVAGCTIHFVTAELDCGPIIAQGAVPVLDGDTADDLAARVLAVEHKLYPQAVADFAAGRLKIRQNRVTGSLPPDAGAQLLA; via the coding sequence ATGAAAAACGTCGTTATCCTGATTTCCGGCCGAGGCAGCAATATGCAGGCCATTGTCGCAGCCCGCCTGCCCGATGTGCGGATTGCCGCCGTTTTGAGCAACCGCCCCGATGCCGCCGGTTTGGCTTGGGCGCAAGCGCGCGGTATAGAGACCGCCGCGCTCAACCACAAAGATTTCGACAGCCGCGAAGCCTTTGACCGTGCCATGATGTCGCTGATTGACGGTTACCGGCCCGATTTGGTGGTACTGGCCGGTTTTATGCGCATTCTCACCCCCGCATTCTGCACGCATTACGAAGGCCGTCTGATGAATATCCACCCCTCGCTGCTGCCTGCGTTTCCCGGCCTGCACACGCACGAGCGTGCATTGGCCGAAGGCTGCCGCGTGGCCGGCTGTACCATTCACTTTGTTACTGCCGAACTGGACTGCGGGCCGATCATCGCACAAGGCGCAGTACCGGTTTTGGACGGCGACACGGCCGACGATCTGGCCGCACGTGTGCTGGCAGTGGAACACAAACTCTACCCGCAGGCCGTGGCCGATTTTGCCGCAGGCCGTCTGAAAATCCGCCAAAACCGCGTTACCGGCAGCTTACCGCCCGATGCCGGCGCGCAGTTGCTGGCCTGA
- a CDS encoding 7-carboxy-7-deazaguanine synthase QueE, with product MPTDMLPENPAYRIVEIFESLQGEGYNTGMPAVFIRLGKCNLACPWCDTDYRTFGMMALHDILGRLNAYTARNIIITGGEPTIQPHLPVLLDALKHAGYFLCMETNGLNPAPPQIDFVSASPKARYAEKYGKQCIQTASEVRIVADGDVLAFARQIEQQIRAAHYYLSPCDQNGEMNIYDTIRQIGILNSRANRPVHWQLSVQTHKWAGIE from the coding sequence ATGCCGACCGATATGCTTCCCGAAAACCCCGCTTACCGCATTGTCGAAATTTTTGAAAGCCTGCAAGGCGAGGGCTACAACACCGGTATGCCGGCCGTCTTTATCCGTTTGGGAAAATGCAATCTGGCCTGCCCGTGGTGCGATACCGACTACCGCACTTTCGGCATGATGGCGCTGCACGATATTTTAGGCCGTCTGAACGCCTATACCGCCCGCAACATCATCATTACCGGAGGCGAACCCACCATACAGCCGCATTTGCCCGTTCTGCTCGATGCACTGAAACATGCGGGCTATTTCCTGTGCATGGAAACCAACGGCCTCAACCCCGCACCGCCGCAAATCGACTTTGTTTCCGCCAGCCCCAAAGCCCGCTATGCGGAAAAATACGGCAAACAGTGTATTCAGACGGCCTCGGAAGTGCGCATTGTGGCCGACGGCGACGTATTGGCATTCGCACGGCAAATCGAACAGCAGATCCGTGCCGCCCATTACTATCTCTCGCCCTGCGATCAAAACGGCGAAATGAATATTTACGATACCATCCGCCAAATCGGCATCTTGAACAGCCGCGCCAACCGCCCCGTCCATTGGCAATTGAGTGTGCAGACACACAAATGGGCCGGCATCGAATAA
- the lepB gene encoding signal peptidase I, translating to MMTVWFAAALAAVAAGAVMWFRSSKTRTENGEWNNGLQWAYLLMLVGVFGLLASAMSFTAVLLVFVLFTGAVWLWRRLKVGKNRIDDNHFRDYMAGFFPIIALIFVLRSFIAEPFQIPSSSMRPGLVAGDFILVNKFAYGIRTPVVNNVLVDTGKVARGDVMVFNYPESPQVNYIKRVIGLPGDLVEYRNKTLSINGRTVPDSAEGAQSYRENTAQYGTVDIRAEVFGETLGGRRFQVLKMPEQPAFLPQGVRSGFPFRENCEYAEDGTWFSCRVPEGHYFMLGDNRDNSEDSRYWGFVSDKLVVGKAFLIWMNFGDFSRIGKRIE from the coding sequence ATCATGACAGTTTGGTTTGCAGCGGCACTCGCGGCCGTAGCGGCAGGTGCGGTAATGTGGTTCAGAAGCAGCAAAACGCGCACGGAAAACGGCGAATGGAACAACGGCCTGCAATGGGCGTATCTGCTGATGCTGGTGGGTGTGTTCGGCCTGCTGGCTTCGGCGATGAGCTTTACCGCCGTGTTGCTGGTTTTTGTGTTGTTTACGGGTGCGGTATGGCTGTGGCGCCGTCTGAAAGTGGGCAAAAACCGTATCGACGACAATCATTTCCGCGACTATATGGCGGGCTTTTTCCCGATTATCGCGCTGATTTTCGTCTTGCGCAGTTTTATTGCCGAGCCGTTTCAGATTCCTTCCAGCTCGATGAGGCCGGGGCTGGTGGCAGGCGATTTTATTCTGGTCAATAAATTTGCCTACGGTATCCGCACTCCGGTTGTCAATAATGTGCTGGTCGATACCGGCAAAGTGGCGCGCGGCGATGTGATGGTGTTCAATTATCCCGAATCGCCCCAAGTCAATTACATCAAGCGCGTGATCGGCCTGCCCGGCGATTTGGTGGAATACCGCAATAAAACATTGAGCATCAACGGCCGGACCGTGCCGGACAGTGCAGAAGGCGCGCAGAGTTACCGCGAAAATACCGCCCAATACGGCACGGTGGACATTCGGGCCGAAGTATTCGGCGAAACCTTGGGCGGCCGCCGTTTCCAAGTGCTGAAAATGCCCGAACAGCCCGCGTTTCTGCCGCAGGGGGTGCGCAGCGGTTTCCCGTTCCGCGAAAACTGCGAATATGCGGAAGACGGTACTTGGTTTTCCTGCCGTGTTCCCGAAGGGCATTATTTTATGTTGGGCGACAACCGCGACAACAGTGAAGACTCGCGTTATTGGGGTTTTGTCAGCGACAAACTGGTGGTCGGCAAGGCGTTTTTGATTTGGATGAATTTCGGCGACTTCTCGCGGATCGGCAAACGGATTGAATAA
- a CDS encoding CoA ester lyase has protein sequence MMGKIQPVSYLFVPGMRTDRISKALAAGADAVVVDWEDAVAEADKAAARTLLADYFAVGGAPVWLRINAAGSVHYAADVAALRTLPDIIGVLLPKTESAAQVEDLARACGRPVLAVLETAAGLCALGGIAGARGLYALSYGCLDLCCQLGIRTGSAAAADFFRRIGFDLLLHSQANGLAAPVATIFPDFCDEAGLADYAAYAADAGFGGMLCIHPNQLPTVHRAWQPDAAALAEAAQIVAQADAVGEAVFAVNGKMADKPLIEQSRRLLERAKRCGGAA, from the coding sequence ATGATGGGGAAAATACAGCCGGTCAGTTATTTGTTTGTGCCGGGTATGCGCACCGACCGGATTTCGAAAGCCTTGGCCGCCGGTGCCGACGCAGTGGTGGTGGACTGGGAGGACGCAGTGGCCGAAGCGGACAAGGCAGCAGCGCGCACCTTGCTGGCCGATTATTTTGCCGTCGGCGGCGCACCGGTGTGGCTGCGCATCAATGCGGCTGGCAGTGTGCATTATGCGGCAGATGTGGCGGCCCTGCGCACCCTGCCCGACATCATCGGTGTGCTGCTGCCGAAAACGGAGAGTGCGGCACAGGTGGAGGATTTGGCCCGGGCGTGCGGCCGGCCGGTGCTGGCGGTATTGGAAACGGCGGCCGGTTTGTGCGCGCTGGGCGGCATTGCCGGCGCGCGGGGCTTATATGCTTTGAGTTATGGCTGCCTGGATTTGTGCTGTCAATTGGGTATCCGCACCGGCAGTGCGGCGGCAGCCGATTTTTTCCGCCGTATCGGTTTTGATCTGCTGCTGCACAGTCAGGCAAACGGACTGGCCGCACCCGTTGCGACGATTTTCCCCGATTTCTGCGACGAAGCCGGTTTGGCGGACTACGCCGCTTATGCGGCCGATGCCGGTTTCGGCGGTATGCTCTGTATCCACCCGAATCAGCTGCCGACGGTACACCGCGCCTGGCAGCCCGATGCGGCGGCTTTGGCCGAAGCGGCACAAATTGTGGCGCAGGCCGATGCGGTCGGAGAAGCGGTGTTTGCCGTAAACGGCAAAATGGCGGACAAACCGCTGATCGAGCAGTCGCGCCGTCTGTTGGAGAGAGCCAAACGGTGCGGCGGTGCAGCGTAG